A region of Gracilinanus agilis isolate LMUSP501 chromosome 3, AgileGrace, whole genome shotgun sequence DNA encodes the following proteins:
- the LOC123242847 gene encoding prostate and testis expressed protein 2-like encodes MVKMFLLGLSLFCLLRGGEPKFGKSRREVLCSTCEHFKKGACFKNEGTCLTKEGAGCRTRSYYAYANTSDGWSYTHTKLDCVENCGETVEFLAAYHVVNICCSDRNKCNEDYSLA; translated from the exons ATGGTCAAGATGTTCTTACTGGGTCTGTCTCTATTCTGCCTTTTGAGGG GTGGGGAGCCAAAGTTCGGTAAATCCAGAAGGGAAGTTTTGTGTAGTACctgtgaacattttaaaaaaggcgCCTGCTTCAAGAATGAGGGTACCTGCCTAACGAAGGAGGGCGCTGGATGCAGAACCCGGTCTTACTATGCATATGCTAACACAAGTGATG GGTGGTCCTATACTCATACTAAACTGGACTGTGTTGAAAATTGCGGAGAGACTGTAGAATTCCTGGCTGCCTATCATGTGGTAAACATATGCTGTTCAGATAGAAATAAATGCAATGAAGATTATTCATTAGCATGA